A section of the Rhizobium sp. Pop5 genome encodes:
- a CDS encoding MBL fold metallo-hydrolase has translation MLYRRRFTILGCSSSPGVPRITGDWGACNPENPKNRRTRASFMVQQFAPDGGVTTVVIDTGPDFREQMIRAGADHVDAVLYSHPHADHIHGIDDLRGYFHNTRRRVPIFADQFTMDRLRDAFGYCLETPPGSNYPPIVLPVVIENLDEPLEISGPGGKIAFHPHIQQHGDIYSLGFRIGDVAYCSDISDFPPQTVEKLHNLDVLIIDALQYTYHPSHLSLEQSLDWIGRLKPKRAILTHMHTPLDYDAVMAETPDHVVPAYDQMSFETEVRIPA, from the coding sequence GTGCTCTACCGGCGGCGTTTCACCATTCTCGGCTGTTCGTCGTCTCCGGGCGTGCCGCGCATCACCGGCGACTGGGGCGCCTGCAATCCCGAAAATCCGAAAAACCGGCGCACGCGCGCCTCGTTCATGGTGCAGCAATTTGCGCCGGACGGCGGGGTTACGACCGTCGTCATCGACACCGGGCCCGATTTTCGCGAGCAGATGATCAGGGCAGGGGCCGACCATGTCGATGCGGTGCTCTACAGCCATCCGCATGCCGATCATATTCATGGCATCGATGATCTCAGGGGCTATTTCCACAATACGCGCCGCCGGGTACCGATCTTTGCCGACCAATTCACGATGGACAGGCTGCGTGACGCCTTCGGCTATTGCCTGGAAACGCCGCCCGGCAGCAATTACCCGCCGATTGTACTGCCTGTTGTCATCGAAAATCTCGACGAACCCCTGGAAATCAGTGGTCCCGGCGGCAAGATAGCCTTCCATCCGCATATCCAGCAGCACGGCGATATCTACTCGCTTGGCTTTCGCATCGGCGATGTGGCTTATTGCAGCGATATCAGCGACTTCCCGCCGCAAACCGTCGAGAAGCTTCACAATCTCGATGTGCTGATCATCGACGCGCTGCAATACACCTACCATCCGAGCCATCTGTCCTTGGAACAATCGCTCGACTGGATCGGCCGGTTAAAGCCGAAACGGGCAATCCTGACCCATATGCACACGCCGCTCGACTACGATGCTGTGATGGCTGAGACGCCGGACCATGTGGTGCCGGCCTATGACCAGATGAGCTTCGAGACCGAGGTCCGAATCCCGGCCTGA
- a CDS encoding TatD family hydrolase produces MLIDTHCHLDFADFEAERDEIVTRAHQAGVRQMVTISTRVRKLDGLLAITEKYPSVFCSVGTHPNNAGDELDIQTEDLVRLANAHQKIVAIGEAGLDYFYDTQKPEDQQTGFRRHIAAARQTQLPLVIHSRSADEDMAAILTEETGKGAFPFILHCFSAGPELAKTGVELGGYVSFSGILTFPKSEELREIAKTIPHERLLVETDAPYLAPKRWRGKRNEPSYVVNTAEVLGETIGLSYAEIARITTENAFRLFSKMPRI; encoded by the coding sequence GTGTTGATCGATACGCATTGCCATCTTGATTTCGCCGACTTCGAGGCGGAGCGCGACGAAATTGTCACGCGCGCCCATCAGGCCGGTGTCAGGCAGATGGTGACGATCTCGACGCGCGTGCGCAAGCTCGACGGTCTGCTCGCCATCACCGAGAAATATCCATCCGTCTTCTGCTCGGTCGGCACGCATCCGAACAATGCGGGCGACGAGCTCGACATCCAGACGGAAGATCTGGTGCGTCTCGCCAATGCCCATCAAAAGATCGTCGCGATCGGCGAAGCCGGCCTCGATTATTTCTACGACACGCAGAAGCCCGAGGATCAGCAGACCGGATTTCGCCGGCATATTGCCGCCGCCCGGCAAACGCAGCTTCCGCTCGTCATCCACAGCCGCAGCGCCGACGAAGACATGGCCGCAATCCTGACCGAGGAGACGGGGAAGGGGGCCTTCCCCTTCATTCTGCATTGCTTCTCGGCAGGGCCGGAGCTGGCAAAGACCGGCGTCGAACTCGGCGGCTATGTCTCGTTCTCGGGCATCCTGACCTTCCCGAAATCGGAGGAGCTGCGCGAGATCGCCAAAACGATCCCGCATGAGCGGCTGCTGGTCGAAACCGACGCGCCCTATCTCGCGCCGAAGCGCTGGCGCGGCAAGCGCAACGAGCCGTCCTATGTCGTCAATACGGCCGAGGTGCTCGGCGAGACGATCGGCCTTTCCTATGCGGAGATCGCGCGGATCACGACGGAGAACGCTTTCCGCCTGTTCTCGAAAATGCCGAGGATCTAG